One genomic region from Terriglobia bacterium encodes:
- a CDS encoding M61 family peptidase yields MSIHPCKLAVAVLLWSLMASAQSNITERLNVDATDAPRNMLHATITIPVASGPVTIVYPKWIPGNHRPTGPIQNFTGLHFKAGSRELEWQRDLEDMYAFHLQIPAGVTELQASYDTITYNGKSSLSSSKVLDLLWNQVVLYPKGATTDSVQVAASVRLPEVWKFGTALTPTQQNGNSVEFQTVSLTRLVDSPLIAGSIYRQIQITPAGEPLTHVVDMVGESDEAIQITDKDIASLKQLVAETGKLFGARHYTKYTFLLTLGDQTAHHGLEHHESSDNGTDEEMFSDADVHDLEADLLPHEFVHSWNGKYKRPAGLATPNYQEPMHGDLLWVYEGLTDYLGNLLAARTGLRSPDQFRENLAYTAAMLDHRAGRTWRPLQDTATSVQSLFAAPAEWTNWRRTADYYPEGYLIWLEVDSLIRQKSNGQKSLNDFCRLFYGGKSGPPTVVPYKFEDVVATLNQVVPNDWAKLLRERLDSKSPHAPMGGITNGGWKLVYSGQKNTTMEAREKNSESIDLSFSLGFIATKQGDVLDVIPGAPAYAAGLGPGMKVIAVNGRKWSKDVVRAALRGSIKGQQPIYLLAENGEYYSTYQVNYHEGERYPHLVREDGQPNILDEIIKPQAAGQ; encoded by the coding sequence ATGTCTATTCATCCATGCAAGCTGGCGGTTGCAGTTCTTCTCTGGAGTCTTATGGCGTCAGCGCAATCAAACATTACAGAACGGCTTAATGTTGATGCTACTGATGCGCCTCGCAACATGCTGCATGCCACGATTACCATTCCCGTGGCTTCCGGGCCGGTCACGATCGTCTATCCCAAGTGGATTCCCGGCAACCACCGGCCTACAGGCCCAATCCAGAATTTTACCGGGCTGCATTTCAAAGCCGGCAGCAGGGAACTGGAATGGCAGCGCGACCTGGAAGACATGTATGCCTTCCACTTGCAGATTCCAGCGGGTGTGACCGAGTTGCAGGCTTCATATGACACGATTACATATAACGGCAAGAGTTCATTGTCGTCCAGCAAGGTGCTGGATTTGCTCTGGAACCAGGTAGTGCTTTATCCCAAAGGAGCTACCACTGATTCGGTGCAGGTGGCGGCCTCTGTGCGGCTTCCGGAAGTCTGGAAGTTTGGCACCGCGCTTACGCCCACGCAGCAGAACGGGAATTCCGTGGAGTTCCAGACTGTTTCTCTCACGCGACTGGTCGATTCACCGCTGATCGCAGGTTCAATTTACCGGCAGATACAAATAACGCCCGCTGGAGAGCCGCTCACGCACGTTGTTGACATGGTGGGTGAAAGCGATGAAGCCATACAGATCACCGATAAAGACATCGCCAGCCTGAAGCAGCTGGTGGCGGAAACCGGAAAGCTTTTTGGTGCGCGTCATTACACCAAGTACACATTTCTTCTTACGCTGGGTGACCAGACGGCGCACCACGGCCTGGAGCATCACGAATCCAGTGACAACGGAACCGATGAAGAAATGTTCAGTGACGCCGACGTCCACGATCTTGAAGCCGATCTTCTACCACACGAGTTTGTTCATTCCTGGAATGGCAAGTACAAGCGTCCTGCGGGACTGGCTACGCCCAATTATCAGGAGCCGATGCACGGCGACCTGCTATGGGTTTACGAAGGACTGACCGACTACCTGGGCAACCTGCTCGCGGCGCGGACTGGCCTGCGTTCGCCTGACCAGTTTCGTGAGAACCTGGCCTACACAGCAGCCATGCTTGATCATCGCGCGGGACGAACATGGCGTCCGCTGCAGGATACGGCCACGAGCGTACAGAGTCTGTTTGCCGCTCCGGCGGAGTGGACCAACTGGCGACGCACCGCCGATTACTATCCTGAAGGTTACCTGATCTGGCTTGAAGTGGATTCTCTTATCAGGCAAAAGAGCAACGGTCAAAAGTCACTCAACGATTTTTGCCGTCTGTTTTATGGAGGCAAGAGCGGCCCGCCCACGGTAGTCCCGTACAAATTTGAAGATGTGGTCGCAACGCTTAACCAGGTTGTTCCGAATGATTGGGCCAAACTGCTGCGCGAACGTTTGGACTCAAAATCTCCTCATGCTCCCATGGGCGGAATCACCAATGGCGGATGGAAGCTGGTGTATTCCGGGCAGAAAAATACGACGATGGAAGCGCGAGAAAAAAACAGCGAATCGATTGACCTGAGTTTTTCTCTGGGCTTCATCGCCACCAAGCAGGGTGATGTACTTGACGTGATTCCCGGGGCGCCTGCCTACGCCGCCGGCCTGGGGCCGGGAATGAAAGTTATTGCGGTGAACGGCCGCAAGTGGTCAAAAGACGTGGTCCGCGCTGCGCTGCGAGGATCGATCAAGGGCCAGCAACCAATATACTTACTGGCGGAAAATGGCGAATACTACAGCACCTATCAGGTGAACTACCACGAAGGTGAGCGATACCCACATCTGGTTCGTGAGGACGGCCAGCCAAACATTCTGGATGAAATTATCAAGCCGCAGGCGGCAGGGCAGTAG
- a CDS encoding BON domain-containing protein — protein sequence MRNLNKLALIVALGSGFAIAQSTPASPSTAPSSTSQPSSMPDQQPSTTAPDQGKSPANSPEQLPNTDQKKSDQSADQNKMPQSDAAPAAANGDVQSTIQSAIQKDPSLASANVTVDVKNGKSVELTGTVPSKDAKDAAERIAKENSGGLKVKNHLKVASANMPDKSDKSKSDNMSNPK from the coding sequence GTGAGAAATTTGAATAAGCTTGCATTGATCGTAGCACTGGGTAGCGGTTTCGCAATCGCACAAAGCACGCCGGCTTCGCCGAGCACAGCGCCGAGCTCAACCTCGCAGCCATCATCGATGCCGGACCAGCAGCCATCCACCACGGCTCCTGACCAGGGCAAGAGCCCTGCAAATTCGCCGGAGCAACTGCCAAACACTGATCAGAAGAAGTCCGATCAGAGCGCTGATCAGAACAAAATGCCGCAAAGTGACGCTGCTCCTGCCGCCGCCAATGGCGACGTCCAGAGCACCATCCAGTCTGCGATCCAGAAGGATCCAAGCCTGGCCAGCGCTAACGTAACGGTAGATGTGAAGAATGGCAAGTCAGTTGAACTGACCGGTACCGTTCCCAGCAAAGACGCGAAGGACGCTGCTGAGCGCATCGCGAAAGAAAATTCAGGCGGCCTGAAAGTTAAGAACCACCTGAAAGTTGCCTCTGCCAACATGCCGGACAAATCAGACAAGTCAAAGTCCGACAACATGAGCAACCCTAAATAA
- a CDS encoding glycosyltransferase gives MAKSIFYDPDRKRWGRLRILLSVLGAIISGLVLFFIITVFVQSDPLPHVLMPEQKRNLRALKEREHRKRPSAKNTHRKTKSSPSQVVLNTDEGIRAAYYVTWDAASFVSLKEYYPQLDILFPEWLHVLTPDGHLQGFDSVNHPFQVVENGTVHSTDDKVMPFLRAEKAEVEVFPLINNFEPVTKQWLPNIGDFLMDPTARQTFRTQLLLYLASDKFKGAAIDFEEIPLKAQPGFLALMQELGHDLHARGLRLYVNVPVADKDYDYPALAAAADGLVIMNYDQHQVTSAPGPVAAQDWFTANLKQAVKDIPKTKIICAIGSYGYDWKLSGRKKRITNVDTNNVQEAWLHARESSAEIELDSDSLNPHFAYMEDGGQEHQVWFLDAVTALNQMRSARDQGIRTFALWRLGSEDRSLWKIWDNPTETGAEQKLAVVPSGEDVDKEGDGEILYIQQRPKPGQREVKLDSDGKFVASEKMTVLPEPYQLKALGWKDKQVAITFDDGPDSLYTPQILDILKRENAPATFFLIGLQTQKFPGLAQRIYDEGHDIGNHTFTHPDISDVSSWYMKRVELQLTEKLFASKMGVKPLYFRPPYSIDQDPDIADQVRPLELVQTEGYITVGSKIDPNDWRKGQTAAEIVTEVMDQAQRAATKGCQTRGPLYCGNIILLHDGGGDRSATVQALPAVIEGLRARGFKIVSVEELLGKTRADVMPELPSNEVLGARLDGYVFQLGRWLAQFIVLVFFIGDVLMSARLLGIGALATYDRLRTPAPVGGPDYKPKVTVIIPAFNEEKVIENTVRSALASDYPNLRTIVVDDGSKDATSAVVREKFAREIADGRVLLLTKTNAGKAEALNHALKHTQDEIYVGIDADTVIAPNAISILVPHFADARVAAVAGNAKVGNRVNLWTRWQALEYITSQNFERRALNVFGAVSVVPGAIGAWRVSAVREAGGYHTDTVAEDADLTMSLLENGWRVVNEDRALAFTEAPTNARGLMRQRFRWSFGILQAVWKHGAAIRRRSRLGWIALPNIIIFQIMLPLVSPFIDIMFLFGVLEYAAARYFHPESTDASSFERLAFYFVIFLAIDFIASALAFLLERRVEGTGEDAQLLLHLWLQRFSYRQLFSAVLAKTVKRAIDGKPFAWDKLERTAAVTKNRIPATPNPGQS, from the coding sequence ATGGCAAAATCCATTTTCTACGATCCCGACCGGAAGCGCTGGGGGCGCTTGCGCATACTGCTGAGTGTGCTTGGCGCCATCATCAGCGGTCTTGTGCTGTTTTTCATCATCACGGTTTTCGTGCAGTCTGATCCGCTGCCCCACGTGCTGATGCCGGAACAAAAGCGCAACCTGCGCGCCTTGAAGGAGCGTGAACACCGAAAGCGGCCCAGCGCCAAGAATACTCACCGCAAAACAAAGTCTTCGCCTTCACAGGTTGTGCTGAATACGGATGAAGGTATCCGCGCGGCGTATTACGTCACCTGGGACGCGGCCAGCTTTGTCTCGCTCAAGGAATACTATCCTCAGCTTGATATCCTCTTTCCTGAATGGCTGCACGTGCTCACGCCGGACGGGCATTTGCAGGGCTTTGATAGCGTAAACCATCCTTTTCAGGTGGTTGAAAACGGTACCGTCCATTCCACTGACGACAAGGTAATGCCTTTCCTGCGGGCAGAGAAAGCTGAAGTGGAAGTCTTCCCGCTCATCAACAATTTTGAACCTGTCACCAAGCAGTGGCTTCCCAATATCGGCGATTTCCTGATGGATCCCACGGCACGGCAGACATTCCGCACACAGCTTCTGCTCTATCTGGCCAGTGACAAGTTCAAGGGCGCGGCAATCGACTTTGAGGAAATACCTCTCAAAGCTCAGCCCGGATTTCTGGCGCTGATGCAGGAACTGGGCCATGATCTGCATGCTCGCGGGCTAAGGCTGTACGTGAACGTCCCAGTCGCAGATAAAGATTACGATTATCCGGCGCTCGCCGCCGCCGCCGATGGCCTGGTCATCATGAACTATGACCAGCATCAGGTCACGAGCGCTCCGGGGCCTGTGGCTGCGCAGGACTGGTTCACTGCCAACCTGAAGCAGGCGGTGAAGGATATTCCTAAAACCAAGATCATCTGCGCCATCGGTAGTTATGGCTATGACTGGAAGCTTTCTGGCCGGAAGAAGCGCATTACCAACGTTGACACCAACAACGTACAGGAAGCATGGCTGCATGCGCGTGAGTCCAGCGCAGAAATTGAACTCGATTCCGATTCCCTCAATCCTCATTTCGCCTATATGGAAGATGGCGGCCAGGAGCATCAGGTCTGGTTTCTGGATGCTGTCACGGCGCTAAACCAGATGCGCTCGGCGCGCGATCAGGGCATACGTACTTTTGCGCTGTGGCGGTTGGGATCGGAAGATCGATCACTCTGGAAAATCTGGGACAATCCCACTGAAACCGGCGCCGAGCAGAAGCTCGCAGTAGTCCCTTCAGGTGAAGACGTTGACAAGGAAGGCGATGGCGAAATTCTGTATATCCAGCAGAGACCGAAGCCCGGCCAGCGCGAGGTTAAGCTTGATTCAGACGGCAAGTTCGTCGCTTCAGAAAAAATGACCGTGCTGCCCGAGCCCTATCAACTGAAGGCTCTGGGCTGGAAAGATAAACAAGTCGCCATCACGTTTGATGATGGCCCTGACTCTTTATACACACCGCAGATTCTCGACATCCTGAAGCGCGAAAATGCCCCAGCCACGTTTTTTCTGATCGGATTGCAGACGCAGAAGTTTCCCGGGCTGGCGCAGCGTATTTACGATGAGGGACATGATATTGGCAATCACACGTTTACCCATCCCGATATCAGCGACGTTTCATCCTGGTACATGAAGCGCGTGGAGTTGCAGCTGACGGAAAAACTATTTGCCAGCAAGATGGGTGTAAAACCGCTGTATTTCCGGCCGCCGTATTCCATTGACCAGGACCCTGACATCGCCGATCAGGTGCGGCCGCTGGAACTTGTCCAGACCGAAGGTTACATCACGGTGGGATCTAAGATTGATCCTAATGACTGGAGAAAAGGCCAAACCGCCGCGGAGATCGTCACCGAAGTAATGGACCAGGCCCAGCGCGCGGCCACTAAGGGCTGCCAGACACGCGGTCCTCTTTATTGCGGCAACATCATTCTGCTGCACGATGGCGGCGGCGACCGCTCTGCAACCGTCCAGGCCCTGCCCGCGGTCATTGAAGGCTTGCGCGCACGCGGATTCAAGATTGTGAGCGTTGAAGAGCTGTTGGGCAAGACACGGGCTGACGTGATGCCAGAGCTGCCTTCTAATGAAGTGCTCGGTGCGCGACTGGATGGCTACGTATTCCAATTGGGACGATGGCTGGCACAATTTATCGTCTTGGTCTTTTTTATTGGTGACGTACTGATGAGCGCCCGTCTTCTAGGCATTGGCGCGCTAGCCACATACGATCGCCTGCGGACACCAGCGCCCGTGGGCGGCCCGGATTACAAACCGAAAGTTACTGTCATCATTCCCGCATTCAATGAAGAAAAGGTGATTGAGAATACTGTCCGTTCGGCGCTGGCGTCAGACTACCCGAACCTACGGACGATCGTGGTGGATGACGGATCAAAAGATGCGACATCCGCCGTGGTGCGGGAAAAATTTGCCAGAGAGATTGCTGATGGCCGCGTCCTACTGCTGACCAAGACCAACGCCGGAAAAGCGGAAGCGCTGAATCACGCCCTGAAACATACGCAGGATGAAATCTATGTCGGCATTGATGCCGATACGGTAATTGCTCCCAACGCTATTTCCATTTTGGTGCCGCATTTCGCGGATGCTAGAGTGGCCGCAGTCGCGGGCAATGCCAAGGTTGGCAACCGCGTGAATCTGTGGACGCGCTGGCAGGCGCTGGAATATATCACCAGCCAGAATTTTGAGCGTCGCGCTCTCAACGTATTTGGCGCGGTAAGCGTGGTTCCCGGAGCGATTGGCGCATGGCGCGTCTCTGCCGTCCGTGAAGCCGGCGGCTACCATACTGATACAGTGGCGGAAGATGCCGACCTGACCATGTCTCTGCTGGAAAACGGCTGGCGCGTGGTGAATGAAGATCGCGCCCTGGCGTTTACTGAGGCGCCGACAAATGCACGCGGCCTCATGCGCCAGCGCTTCCGCTGGTCATTCGGCATTCTTCAAGCCGTGTGGAAGCACGGCGCCGCCATTCGCCGCCGCAGCCGCCTGGGCTGGATTGCCCTGCCCAACATTATTATTTTCCAGATCATGCTGCCGCTGGTATCACCGTTCATCGACATCATGTTCTTGTTTGGCGTGCTGGAGTACGCCGCCGCTCGGTACTTCCATCCAGAAAGCACGGACGCGAGCAGCTTTGAGCGTCTGGCTTTTTATTTCGTGATCTTTCTGGCCATTGATTTCATTGCGTCAGCGTTGGCGTTTCTGCTGGAGCGCCGCGTGGAAGGCACGGGAGAAGACGCGCAGTTGCTGCTGCACCTGTGGCTGCAGAGATTTTCCTACCGGCAGCTTTTTTCCGCGGTGCTGGCCAAGACGGTCAAGCGCGCCATAGACGGAAAGCCTTTTGCCTGGGACAAGCTGGAGCGCACCGCTGCTGTCACCAAGAATCGCATACCGGCCACGCCTAATCCTGGTCAGAGCTAA
- a CDS encoding cupin has translation MPTHIDKPTRIKAAGNMPKIIDEFFGRVNSKTERLSIAHMRSPAGWQEPGQTPEFEEYTIVIRGKLHVQHKDGSFDVSAGEAVVSHPGEWIQYSTPDEATEYIAICLPAFSPQTVHRDDEP, from the coding sequence TTGCCGACGCACATTGACAAGCCCACTCGGATTAAGGCGGCGGGCAACATGCCCAAGATCATTGACGAATTTTTTGGCCGCGTGAATTCCAAGACCGAGCGCCTGAGCATCGCGCACATGCGCAGTCCCGCAGGATGGCAGGAACCTGGGCAGACGCCGGAATTTGAGGAATACACTATCGTCATTCGCGGCAAGCTGCACGTGCAGCATAAAGATGGATCTTTCGACGTTTCCGCCGGAGAAGCCGTAGTGTCTCACCCCGGTGAATGGATCCAATACTCAACTCCGGACGAGGCCACGGAGTACATCGCTATATGCTTGCCCGCGTTTTCTCCGCAGACTGTCCATCGTGATGATGAACCTTAA